A portion of the Laribacter hongkongensis DSM 14985 genome contains these proteins:
- a CDS encoding OmpP1/FadL family transporter: MKIKNLSLAIALMGGIPGVALASGYHFGSQSVSAQGTAFASAAEADDASTIFYNPAGMSRLKGNNFSGGLTVVIPNSDYTDKGSVNFLNRPTGGDNGGTFAPSAVVAPSMYLTHQINDQFTAGIGMFVPFGASLDYGSGWAGRYGITKIDLMTININPSISFKLNEHHSFGFGISAQYMNAELDKASDAISGLIMAGTPSINPGATAAQQQVAGLARAGLISGDGSIKIKGTDWGYGFNLGYMFTLDENTRFGIAYRSAISQKLRGYADWSFDGMSFTGPAAAAKPGVLATLNKKHPDSDASVDVKTPESLSVNGFHQINDKWAVMADVTWTRHSQMQNIDVNFNTPGEGDFVVRQNWRNTYKVSVGANYKYNDALMLRGGIAYDQSPVSDESLRHPALPDSNRWLFSLGGNYKFTKLDSLDFAYTYIDFANANLNYKDSCNPLGMNASGLCTGNGENTKGQYKTNIHMLGVQYNRAF; this comes from the coding sequence ATGAAGATCAAGAATCTGAGCTTGGCCATTGCTCTGATGGGGGGGATTCCTGGAGTCGCACTGGCGTCGGGTTACCACTTCGGTTCACAAAGCGTGTCGGCACAAGGAACGGCATTTGCCAGTGCTGCTGAAGCCGATGACGCTTCCACCATTTTCTACAATCCGGCTGGCATGTCGCGCCTGAAGGGCAACAACTTTTCCGGCGGCCTGACCGTGGTAATTCCGAATTCGGACTACACGGACAAAGGTTCGGTCAACTTCCTGAATCGTCCCACCGGTGGTGATAACGGTGGTACTTTTGCTCCGAGCGCAGTTGTGGCTCCTTCCATGTACCTGACCCACCAGATCAATGACCAGTTTACGGCCGGCATTGGCATGTTTGTGCCGTTCGGTGCCTCGCTGGACTATGGCAGCGGTTGGGCCGGTCGTTATGGCATTACCAAAATCGACCTGATGACGATCAACATCAATCCGTCAATCTCGTTCAAGCTCAATGAACATCACAGCTTCGGTTTTGGCATTTCAGCCCAGTATATGAATGCCGAGCTGGATAAAGCTTCTGATGCCATTTCAGGCCTGATTATGGCTGGAACTCCATCAATCAATCCAGGAGCAACTGCTGCACAACAGCAAGTTGCTGGTTTGGCACGTGCAGGTCTGATTTCCGGTGATGGCAGCATCAAAATCAAGGGTACAGACTGGGGGTATGGTTTTAATTTGGGCTACATGTTTACACTGGATGAAAATACCCGGTTTGGCATTGCCTACAGATCAGCAATTTCTCAAAAATTGCGTGGTTATGCTGACTGGAGTTTTGATGGAATGAGCTTTACCGGTCCAGCTGCTGCTGCCAAGCCTGGCGTACTGGCTACACTGAATAAAAAACACCCGGACTCTGATGCGAGTGTTGATGTAAAAACACCAGAGTCCTTGTCGGTTAATGGCTTTCATCAGATCAATGACAAATGGGCGGTCATGGCGGATGTGACGTGGACACGTCACTCCCAGATGCAGAACATTGATGTCAATTTCAACACCCCAGGTGAGGGCGATTTCGTTGTGCGCCAGAATTGGCGCAATACCTACAAAGTATCCGTAGGGGCCAATTACAAATACAACGATGCCTTGATGCTTCGGGGCGGCATTGCCTACGACCAGTCACCTGTCAGCGATGAAAGCCTGCGTCACCCGGCCTTGCCTGACAGTAATCGTTGGCTGTTTTCGTTGGGCGGCAATTACAAGTTTACCAAACTTGACTCGCTGGACTTTGCTTACACCTACATCGATTTTGCCAATGCCAACTTGAACTACAAGGATTCGTGCAACCCGTTGGGCATGAATGCAAGCGGATTGTGCACCGGCAATGGCGAAAACACCAAAGGCCAGTACAAAACCAATATCCACATGCTGGGTGTCCAGTACAACCGTGCCTTCTAA
- a CDS encoding TetR/AcrR family transcriptional regulator — MNELPQDAETSPDQTSMNTSRADTATRILDVAERLFVEHGFEATSLRMITQQAEVNLAAVNYHFGSKDALLQQAVIRRLAPWNRRCIEELDALEVSGEVLTVENLVQGFVRPSLALSKDPSRGGALFVRLLSRTFIENHKMLREAIPAEHSEFVVRYSRAFARVLPHLSQEELAWRLHFSFSLMFNAFAGNDVLKVFIKKPQYVSARDPETVARHLLPYVIAGLTASVSNHL; from the coding sequence ATGAACGAACTACCCCAAGACGCCGAGACCTCACCGGATCAAACCAGCATGAATACCAGCCGGGCAGACACCGCCACACGCATCCTTGACGTAGCAGAGCGCCTGTTTGTCGAGCATGGCTTCGAGGCGACCTCCTTGCGGATGATTACCCAGCAGGCAGAAGTCAATCTGGCTGCCGTGAACTACCACTTCGGCTCGAAGGATGCATTGCTGCAACAGGCCGTCATCCGTCGCTTGGCTCCATGGAATCGTCGTTGCATTGAAGAGCTGGATGCGCTCGAAGTCTCCGGCGAAGTCCTGACTGTCGAAAATCTGGTTCAGGGATTTGTTCGCCCTTCGTTGGCCTTGTCGAAAGATCCCAGCCGGGGCGGAGCACTGTTTGTGCGCTTGCTGTCACGTACATTCATCGAAAACCACAAAATGCTGCGCGAAGCCATTCCGGCAGAACACAGCGAATTTGTTGTCAGGTACAGCCGGGCGTTTGCTCGGGTCTTACCCCATCTGAGCCAGGAAGAACTGGCCTGGCGTCTGCACTTCAGCTTCAGCCTGATGTTCAATGCCTTTGCCGGCAATGATGTGCTCAAGGTGTTCATCAAGAAGCCGCAATATGTGTCTGCCCGGGACCCCGAGACAGTTGCACGACATCTGTTGCCTTATGTGATTGCCGGCTTGACGGCATCAGTCTCGAATCATCTGTAA
- a CDS encoding VOC family protein: protein MPKLTVIDHIHVWVKDRAASAAWYQRILGLIPEARFAAWAEKQEGPLTLSNSSNTVRIALFEKLDAQASHAVIAFSVAGPDFLAWIDKLAGERVQAVDGRFLARDCIRDHKQAWSFYFVDPDGNPFEITSYDYSWLAAKLRN, encoded by the coding sequence ATGCCAAAGCTCACCGTAATCGATCATATTCATGTCTGGGTCAAGGACCGTGCTGCCTCCGCAGCCTGGTACCAGCGCATTCTGGGGCTGATACCTGAAGCACGGTTTGCGGCGTGGGCAGAGAAACAGGAGGGTCCGCTGACCCTGAGCAATTCCAGCAATACGGTACGGATTGCCCTTTTCGAGAAGCTGGATGCGCAGGCATCGCATGCCGTCATTGCTTTTTCCGTAGCCGGACCGGATTTTCTGGCCTGGATCGACAAACTGGCCGGCGAGCGGGTGCAGGCCGTTGATGGCCGTTTTCTTGCCCGGGACTGCATTCGCGATCACAAGCAGGCATGGTCTTTCTATTTTGTCGATCCGGATGGCAATCCATTCGAAATCACCAGCTATGACTACTCGTGGCTGGCGGCAAAGCTGCGGAACTGA
- the uvrA gene encoding excinuclease ABC subunit UvrA: protein MDSIRIRGARTHNLKNVNLDLPRHKLIVITGLSGSGKSSLAFDTLYAEGQRRYVESLSAYARQFLQLMEKPDVDLIEGLSPAISIEQKATSHNPRSTVGTVTEIHDYLRLLFARVGTPYCPEHHQPLESQTVSQMVDHVLALPEDTRLMILAPLVVGRKGEQAELFDDLRAQGFVRVRVDGEVLEIDAVPKLDKNRKHTVEVVVDRLKIRPDVKQRLAESFETALRHADGRAIAVEMDSGKEHWFSARFACPVCSYSLPELEPRLFSFNNPMGACSKCDGLGQITFFDPKRVVAHPELSLASGAIKGWDKRNQFYFQMLQSLAQFYGFEIDLPFELLPEKVRHVVLHGSGREAIPFVYTNERGHKVTREHPFEGIIPNLERRYRETDSATVREELAKYQNNQPCPHCHGTRLRKEARFVQVADKTLPELNVWPLRKTLAWFEQLSFTGQKQAVAEKIVKEIHDRLGFLNNVGLDYLSLDRSADTLSGGEAQRIRLASQIGSGLTGVMYVLDEPSIGLHQRDNDRLLATLMKLRDLGNSVIVVEHDEDAIRAADFLVDMGPGAGEHGGEVLVAGTPAEVASCPRSITGQYLSGSKGIAIPAERRALDPERVLRLKGAHGNNLKDVTLELPVGLLTCITGVSGSGKSTLINDTLYAVAARELNGSSIEPAPYAEIEGLDFFDKVINVDQSPIGRTPRSNPATYTGLFTPIRELFAGVPVSRERGYGPGRFSFNVKGGRCEACQGDGVIKVEMHFLPDIYVPCDVCHGHRYNRETLEVQYKGKNIRDILEMTVEQALEFFNAVPSIARKLQTLMDVGLGYIRLGQSATTLSGGEAQRVKLALELSKRDTGRTLYILDEPTTGLHFHDIDLLLKVLQRLREHGNTVVVIEHNLDVIKTADWLIDLGPEGGEGGGRIIAAGTPEMLASHPASFTGHYLKKQLDSQR from the coding sequence ATGGACAGCATCCGCATTCGCGGCGCACGTACGCACAATCTCAAAAACGTCAATCTGGACTTGCCCCGTCACAAGTTGATCGTCATTACCGGCCTATCTGGTTCCGGCAAATCCTCTCTGGCATTCGATACCCTCTATGCCGAAGGCCAACGGCGCTATGTCGAATCCCTGTCAGCGTATGCCCGGCAGTTTTTGCAACTGATGGAGAAACCGGACGTCGACCTGATCGAGGGCTTGAGCCCGGCCATTTCGATCGAACAGAAGGCCACCAGCCACAATCCGCGTTCGACCGTCGGCACGGTGACTGAAATCCACGATTACCTGCGCCTGCTGTTCGCCCGGGTCGGCACACCATATTGCCCCGAGCATCACCAGCCACTGGAGAGCCAGACCGTCAGCCAGATGGTCGATCATGTGCTGGCGTTGCCGGAAGATACCCGCCTGATGATCTTGGCTCCGTTGGTCGTCGGCCGGAAAGGCGAACAGGCAGAGCTGTTTGACGACCTGCGGGCTCAGGGATTCGTGCGGGTGCGGGTGGATGGCGAAGTGCTGGAAATCGATGCAGTTCCCAAACTGGACAAGAACCGCAAGCACACGGTTGAAGTGGTGGTGGACCGCCTGAAAATCCGCCCGGACGTCAAGCAACGGCTGGCCGAATCGTTTGAGACTGCGCTGCGGCATGCCGACGGGCGTGCCATCGCCGTGGAAATGGACAGCGGGAAAGAGCACTGGTTTTCGGCCAGGTTTGCCTGTCCGGTGTGCAGCTACAGCCTGCCGGAACTGGAGCCCCGGCTTTTTTCCTTCAACAACCCGATGGGGGCCTGCTCGAAGTGTGACGGTCTGGGACAGATCACCTTTTTCGATCCCAAACGGGTAGTAGCCCATCCGGAACTCAGCCTGGCCTCTGGCGCCATCAAGGGCTGGGACAAGCGCAACCAGTTTTATTTCCAGATGCTGCAAAGCCTGGCGCAGTTTTACGGATTCGAAATCGACCTGCCGTTTGAACTGCTGCCGGAAAAAGTGCGCCATGTGGTACTGCACGGCTCCGGACGAGAGGCCATCCCCTTCGTTTATACCAACGAGCGCGGGCACAAGGTGACGCGCGAGCATCCGTTCGAAGGCATCATCCCGAACCTGGAGCGGCGCTATCGTGAAACCGACTCGGCCACGGTGCGCGAGGAACTGGCGAAATACCAGAACAACCAGCCTTGCCCTCATTGCCACGGCACCCGCCTGCGCAAAGAGGCCCGGTTTGTCCAGGTAGCCGACAAGACCCTGCCGGAACTGAACGTCTGGCCCCTGCGCAAAACACTGGCCTGGTTCGAGCAGCTGTCGTTTACCGGGCAGAAGCAGGCGGTGGCTGAGAAAATCGTCAAGGAAATCCATGACCGGCTGGGCTTTCTCAACAATGTCGGGCTGGACTACCTGTCGCTGGACCGTTCTGCCGACACCCTGTCCGGCGGCGAGGCGCAGCGCATCCGCCTGGCAAGCCAGATCGGCTCGGGCCTGACCGGGGTGATGTACGTACTGGATGAACCCTCCATCGGCCTGCACCAGCGCGACAACGACCGTCTGCTGGCTACCCTGATGAAGCTGCGCGATCTGGGCAATAGCGTGATCGTGGTCGAGCACGATGAGGACGCCATCCGGGCGGCTGATTTCCTGGTCGACATGGGGCCGGGGGCCGGGGAGCATGGTGGCGAGGTACTGGTGGCCGGAACACCGGCCGAAGTGGCCAGCTGCCCTCGTTCCATTACCGGGCAGTACCTGTCAGGAAGCAAGGGCATTGCCATCCCGGCCGAGCGCCGGGCGCTGGACCCGGAGCGGGTGTTGCGGCTCAAAGGGGCGCATGGCAATAACCTCAAGGATGTGACGCTGGAATTGCCGGTTGGCCTGCTGACCTGCATTACCGGTGTGTCCGGCTCGGGCAAGTCGACGCTGATCAACGATACCTTGTATGCCGTAGCGGCCCGTGAACTGAATGGTTCATCGATCGAGCCGGCACCCTATGCGGAAATTGAAGGGCTGGATTTCTTCGACAAGGTGATCAACGTCGACCAGAGCCCGATCGGCCGGACTCCGCGCTCCAATCCGGCCACGTATACCGGACTGTTTACTCCAATCCGCGAGCTGTTTGCCGGGGTGCCGGTGTCGCGCGAGCGTGGTTATGGACCGGGCCGGTTCAGTTTCAACGTCAAGGGAGGGCGTTGCGAGGCATGTCAGGGCGATGGTGTCATCAAGGTTGAAATGCATTTCCTGCCGGATATTTATGTGCCGTGCGATGTTTGCCATGGGCATCGCTACAACCGCGAAACGCTTGAAGTGCAATACAAGGGCAAGAACATCCGTGACATTCTGGAAATGACGGTTGAACAGGCGCTGGAATTTTTCAATGCCGTACCGTCCATTGCCCGGAAGCTGCAGACCCTGATGGATGTCGGGCTGGGTTATATCCGCCTCGGGCAGAGTGCCACGACCTTGTCCGGCGGTGAGGCGCAGCGGGTCAAGCTGGCGCTGGAACTGTCCAAGCGCGATACCGGCCGTACGCTGTACATCCTGGATGAGCCCACAACGGGGCTGCATTTCCATGACATTGATCTACTGTTGAAAGTACTGCAGCGCCTGCGAGAGCACGGTAATACAGTCGTGGTGATCGAGCACAATCTTGACGTGATCAAAACGGCAGACTGGCTGATCGACCTCGGTCCTGAAGGAGGAGAAGGCGGCGGCCGCATCATCGCCGCAGGCACTCCGGAAATGCTGGCCAGTCATCCGGCCAGCTTTACCGGTCATTACCTGAAAAAGCAGCTGGACTCACAACGATAA
- a CDS encoding MFS transporter yields the protein MTSLELRASIGLAGLYGLRMLGMFLVLPVFSLYASSLPGGHNAALVGFALGSYGLTQAILQLPFGMWSDRIGRKPVIYLGLAIFAVGSLVAAMADNLWLLTLGRTLQGAGAISAAITALLADLTREENRTQAMAMIGMTIGTTFAASLVLGPLLTHWIGVPGIFVLTAVLTLLAMLAVRFFIPDPATSRFHSDAEANPARLPDVLKNRDLLRLNFGIFALHAAQMAMFVVIPFALMQSANLDKAHHWQVYLPVTVVGFILMVPAIIYGEKKAQLKRVFVAAIALMLLAQAGMAASLSSFWHIVGLLGLYFIAFNILEATLPSLISKIAPPAAKGTAIGVYNTSQSLGLFLGGVLGGALYGWGGAAAVFTFTCVLMVIWLWLAMSMTPPPAVRTELLALPAGWHGDASRLSTALAALQGVREAVVIASEGVAYLKVHGHDWDRDGARELLQSA from the coding sequence ATGACGTCACTGGAATTGCGTGCAAGCATCGGGCTTGCCGGTTTGTACGGTCTGCGCATGCTTGGCATGTTTTTGGTATTGCCTGTCTTCTCTCTCTATGCCAGCAGCCTTCCGGGCGGTCACAATGCCGCACTGGTAGGCTTTGCACTGGGCAGTTACGGCCTGACCCAGGCGATCCTGCAATTGCCTTTCGGCATGTGGTCTGACCGTATCGGCCGCAAGCCGGTCATTTATCTTGGCCTTGCCATTTTTGCTGTCGGCAGTCTGGTTGCCGCAATGGCCGACAACCTCTGGCTGCTGACCCTAGGACGCACCCTGCAAGGTGCAGGAGCCATTTCAGCGGCCATTACCGCCCTGCTCGCCGACCTGACCCGGGAAGAAAACCGGACCCAGGCGATGGCCATGATCGGCATGACCATCGGCACCACCTTCGCAGCCAGTCTGGTACTGGGCCCTTTGCTGACCCACTGGATCGGCGTCCCGGGCATTTTCGTCCTGACCGCCGTCCTGACACTGCTGGCGATGCTGGCCGTGCGTTTTTTCATTCCGGATCCGGCTACCAGCCGCTTTCACTCTGATGCCGAAGCCAATCCGGCCCGCCTGCCTGACGTGCTGAAAAACCGTGACCTGCTGCGGTTGAATTTCGGTATTTTTGCCCTGCACGCCGCGCAAATGGCCATGTTTGTCGTCATCCCGTTTGCCCTGATGCAGAGCGCCAATCTCGACAAGGCCCATCACTGGCAGGTGTATCTCCCGGTCACCGTCGTCGGATTCATCCTGATGGTGCCAGCCATCATTTATGGCGAGAAAAAGGCCCAGTTGAAGCGGGTGTTTGTCGCTGCCATTGCGCTGATGCTGCTGGCCCAGGCGGGCATGGCGGCCTCCCTGTCGAGTTTCTGGCATATCGTCGGACTGCTGGGGCTGTATTTCATTGCCTTCAATATCCTGGAAGCCACCCTGCCTTCGCTGATTTCCAAAATTGCTCCTCCGGCAGCCAAAGGAACAGCCATTGGCGTCTACAACACGTCGCAATCCCTTGGCCTGTTCCTCGGTGGCGTACTGGGCGGTGCCCTGTATGGCTGGGGCGGTGCCGCGGCCGTGTTCACCTTTACCTGCGTGCTGATGGTGATCTGGCTGTGGCTGGCCATGAGCATGACGCCACCACCGGCGGTCCGGACCGAGCTGCTGGCCCTGCCTGCCGGCTGGCACGGAGATGCCTCCCGATTGTCCACGGCACTAGCTGCCCTGCAAGGAGTGCGTGAAGCCGTGGTGATCGCCAGCGAAGGCGTGGCTTACCTCAAGGTACACGGCCATGACTGGGATCGTGACGGGGCGCGGGAGCTGCTGCAAAGCGCCTGA
- a CDS encoding DsbC family protein: MLRLRPLAAFMLAIPLLACAAGTADNTDSVRQAFEKKFPQRQVQAVRATPVTGIYEIVLPDRQVVYADAKVKHLFVGDLIDVDARQSLTEARVAELSKVDWKNLPLDLAFKEVRGNGSRKLAVFSDPDCPFCKRLERDSLKGVANVTIYTFLYPLTSLHPDAMHKSAQILCSSNPQVAWSDFMLNDKPLAGDGKCAAADKLASIQQLAEKLGISGTPALVFPNGQLVSGAIPKADVEKLLNSK; the protein is encoded by the coding sequence ATGCTCCGACTTCGCCCCCTTGCCGCCTTCATGCTGGCGATTCCGTTGCTGGCCTGCGCGGCCGGGACTGCTGACAACACCGACAGCGTACGGCAGGCATTCGAGAAAAAATTTCCGCAGAGGCAGGTGCAGGCCGTGCGGGCTACGCCGGTAACCGGCATTTACGAAATCGTGCTGCCGGACCGGCAGGTTGTCTATGCCGATGCCAAGGTCAAACACCTGTTTGTCGGAGACCTGATTGATGTTGATGCCCGCCAGAGCCTGACCGAAGCTCGTGTGGCCGAACTCTCCAAAGTTGACTGGAAAAACCTGCCCCTCGACCTGGCTTTCAAGGAAGTGCGTGGCAATGGCAGCCGCAAGCTTGCCGTGTTTTCCGACCCGGACTGCCCGTTCTGCAAGCGGCTGGAACGCGACAGCCTCAAGGGTGTCGCCAACGTGACGATTTATACCTTCCTGTATCCGCTGACCTCACTGCATCCGGACGCCATGCACAAGTCGGCCCAGATCCTGTGCAGCAGCAATCCGCAGGTGGCCTGGTCTGACTTCATGCTCAATGACAAGCCCCTGGCCGGAGACGGCAAATGTGCCGCAGCCGACAAGCTGGCCTCCATCCAGCAACTGGCCGAAAAACTGGGCATCAGCGGCACACCTGCCCTAGTATTTCCCAATGGCCAGCTGGTCTCCGGCGCCATTCCCAAGGCAGACGTGGAAAAACTGCTCAACAGCAAGTAA
- a CDS encoding methyl-accepting chemotaxis protein: MDTFVRIYDFIERTFWFTLSRKLSSLLIIALLELGFVYLIWHAGQELAALGSRINDPVLQQSIQGILDQALVWAGMLWGISLVMIIGMVLYLRYLIVRPIRIITGIFQDIGQGVGDLSRSIPTSTHDEIRQLSESYNLFVAKLRQIINQVRLMTVRIAMESARTLQNVNTSCENAQKQGELAREVTDASQQNTDGINSVSVQTQQIASNTHTNLDMARSTRNELAEVEGRISQVGHRIQAFNQTVGELNQRSASIQQIVSLIKDISEQTNLLALNAAIEAARAGESGRGFAVVADEVRKLAERVRGATDEISGNIDSMLKLVATTQSETYAINADTQYATQVVGTTSQRFTGLVNDFEQTSSALAAIADSVQTFAGHNVQVNANVGEIRTLSTEVQDRLAQSADVSRSLAETAEQVQGLVSRFTLGEGEFDQIIARARHYRDQCQSRLVELVEAGVELFDQRYQPVPDTHPQKYRTGYDDKIPERLQPLYDKLVQETSGGRFALLVDTNGYAPSHNSYYSRPLTGNPKTDLQQSRDKRIFNDPAGLKAARNDTPFLLQTYVRDTGEILSEISLPIMVKGRHWGALRLGFDAARLLASGNLSDGSAPGL, encoded by the coding sequence ATGGATACCTTTGTCAGAATCTATGACTTTATCGAGCGGACATTCTGGTTCACGCTGTCCCGCAAATTATCCAGCCTGTTGATCATTGCCCTGCTTGAACTGGGCTTTGTGTACCTGATCTGGCATGCCGGACAGGAACTGGCGGCACTCGGTTCCCGGATAAACGATCCGGTCCTGCAGCAGTCGATCCAGGGCATCCTGGACCAGGCTCTGGTGTGGGCGGGAATGCTGTGGGGTATCTCGCTGGTCATGATCATTGGCATGGTTCTGTACCTGCGTTACCTGATCGTCCGGCCGATCCGCATCATTACCGGCATTTTCCAGGACATCGGACAGGGCGTCGGCGACCTGTCGCGCAGCATCCCTACCTCTACCCACGATGAAATCCGCCAGCTTTCCGAGTCTTACAACCTGTTTGTGGCCAAACTGCGCCAGATCATCAACCAGGTACGGCTGATGACCGTCCGCATTGCCATGGAGTCAGCGCGTACCCTGCAAAACGTCAATACCTCCTGCGAAAATGCCCAGAAGCAGGGGGAGCTGGCCCGTGAAGTGACCGATGCCAGCCAGCAGAATACGGACGGCATCAATTCGGTTTCAGTGCAGACGCAGCAGATCGCCAGCAACACGCATACCAATCTCGACATGGCCCGTTCGACCCGTAACGAGCTGGCCGAAGTAGAAGGGCGCATCAGCCAGGTCGGCCACCGCATCCAAGCATTCAACCAGACCGTCGGCGAACTGAACCAGCGGTCCGCCTCCATCCAGCAGATCGTCTCCCTGATCAAGGACATTTCCGAGCAGACCAATCTTCTGGCCCTGAATGCCGCCATCGAAGCTGCACGAGCCGGCGAATCCGGGCGTGGCTTTGCCGTCGTGGCCGACGAAGTGCGCAAGCTGGCCGAACGGGTCCGCGGTGCTACCGACGAAATCTCCGGCAACATCGACAGCATGCTCAAGCTCGTAGCCACCACGCAGAGCGAAACCTACGCCATCAATGCCGATACCCAGTACGCCACCCAGGTAGTCGGTACGACCTCGCAGCGTTTTACCGGACTGGTAAACGATTTTGAGCAGACTTCCAGTGCACTGGCTGCCATTGCCGATTCGGTCCAGACTTTTGCCGGGCACAATGTGCAGGTCAACGCCAATGTCGGCGAAATCCGCACCCTCTCTACCGAAGTCCAGGACCGGCTGGCACAGTCAGCCGACGTATCGCGCTCGCTGGCCGAAACCGCCGAGCAAGTACAGGGGCTAGTCAGCCGCTTCACCCTGGGGGAAGGGGAGTTTGACCAGATCATCGCCCGCGCCCGGCATTACCGTGACCAATGCCAGTCTCGTCTGGTCGAGCTGGTTGAAGCAGGTGTCGAGCTCTTTGACCAGCGCTATCAGCCGGTACCCGACACTCATCCGCAAAAATACCGTACCGGATACGACGACAAGATCCCGGAGCGCCTGCAACCCCTTTACGACAAGCTGGTCCAGGAAACTTCTGGCGGCCGTTTCGCCCTGCTGGTGGATACCAATGGCTATGCTCCCAGCCACAACAGCTATTATTCGCGCCCGCTGACCGGCAATCCGAAAACCGACTTGCAGCAGAGCCGTGACAAGCGCATTTTCAATGACCCTGCCGGCCTCAAGGCGGCCAGAAACGACACGCCGTTCCTGTTGCAGACCTATGTCCGCGACACCGGTGAAATCCTGTCGGAAATCAGTTTGCCGATCATGGTCAAGGGTCGCCACTGGGGCGCCTTGCGCCTGGGGTTTGATGCTGCCAGGTTGCTGGCATCGGGCAATCTGTCTGACGGAAGTGCGCCCGGCTTGTAG
- a CDS encoding DUF423 domain-containing protein: MTQFSGAVLMLLGVALGAFGAHALAPGFDARALGWWNTAVQYQFIHAVGLIAIGAVIRRGMALASVLLFAGTVIFCGTLYLLALGGPLWLGMVTPAGGTLMLGGWAAAAIAFWRGIPR, translated from the coding sequence ATGACCCAGTTTTCCGGTGCCGTCCTCATGCTGCTGGGGGTGGCACTGGGGGCATTTGGTGCCCATGCACTGGCTCCTGGTTTTGATGCCCGGGCGCTGGGCTGGTGGAATACGGCCGTACAGTACCAGTTCATCCACGCTGTCGGCCTGATTGCCATCGGCGCCGTCATCCGGCGGGGCATGGCACTGGCCTCAGTGCTGCTGTTCGCCGGTACCGTCATTTTTTGCGGCACCCTGTACCTGCTGGCACTGGGCGGGCCTTTGTGGCTGGGCATGGTCACTCCTGCCGGAGGCACCCTGATGCTGGGGGGCTGGGCAGCTGCAGCCATTGCGTTCTGGCGGGGAATTCCACGCTGA
- the ppnP gene encoding pyrimidine/purine nucleoside phosphorylase → MTHFENASIQKTANVYFDGKCISHNLTLPDGSRKSVGVILPATLEFNTGAPEIMEVLAGQCRVTLADAPASQTYEAGQSFNVPGNSHFTIEVTDTLHYVCHFG, encoded by the coding sequence ATGACTCATTTCGAAAACGCCAGTATCCAGAAAACGGCCAATGTCTATTTTGATGGCAAATGCATCAGCCATAATCTGACCCTGCCGGACGGCAGTCGCAAGTCCGTGGGCGTGATCCTGCCGGCCACGCTGGAGTTCAATACCGGTGCGCCGGAAATCATGGAGGTGCTGGCTGGCCAGTGCCGCGTGACGCTGGCAGATGCGCCGGCAAGCCAGACCTACGAAGCAGGCCAGTCATTCAATGTGCCGGGTAACAGCCACTTCACGATTGAAGTGACTGACACACTGCATTACGTCTGCCATTTCGGTTGA